A portion of the Pedobacter cryoconitis genome contains these proteins:
- a CDS encoding SusD/RagB family nutrient-binding outer membrane lipoprotein has protein sequence MIASLPLNHEVLLSSIKNNKDFEKNNYIQMKKIFKFYSLLPLLLVVTISGCKKDFEEKTINNNKPTAVQASLLLNGILTGNGLVEGPDGSKETNSQYYLNNYDYYGNNRYDFKYGDDYYTVLKNVVEMEKQASKTGAAVNSYAALGKFFKAYLFTKMSMEMGDIPMTDALAGIANLTPAYDTQKNVMLQSLALLESANTDLTTLITAKENILTGDIYFNGDLLKWQKLVNTFRIRLLIQLSKRADDDTQLNVKKQFSDIISNKTKYPIMESAADNMQYVYISPTNYYPQTPDNFGQSGSRKNTSATYISLLTKLKDPRVFVTAEPSRYQVDSLKLSPTDFASFIGADAGQDLGIMYNNAGLQKYSFLNRKRYYSTYTGEPSIQVGYAELMFNIAEGIYRGWAAGDAESYYTAGIKSSMDSYKIPTGTGTFTAYFYRPGSTNVALGANYDTYTINVDWNTYYNQLEVKYNTATALKQIVQQKYLALFRHSGLESYFTYRRTGIPTFTTGPGTGNGGRIASRFQYHEYERTANAANYQIAIQSQYGGNDDINGIMYILK, from the coding sequence ATGATAGCTTCATTACCGTTAAACCACGAAGTGCTCTTGAGTTCAATCAAAAACAATAAAGATTTCGAAAAAAACAATTATATACAGATGAAAAAGATATTCAAATTTTATTCTTTGCTACCCCTTTTACTTGTGGTGACCATCTCTGGCTGCAAGAAGGACTTCGAAGAGAAAACGATCAATAATAATAAACCAACTGCAGTACAAGCTTCTTTACTATTAAATGGAATATTAACTGGCAATGGCCTTGTAGAAGGTCCTGATGGTTCTAAAGAAACAAATAGTCAGTATTACCTGAATAATTATGATTATTATGGCAATAACCGCTATGATTTCAAGTATGGCGATGATTATTATACGGTGTTAAAAAACGTCGTTGAAATGGAAAAACAAGCTAGTAAGACTGGGGCAGCTGTTAACTCTTATGCTGCGCTTGGTAAGTTCTTTAAGGCTTATTTATTCACTAAAATGAGCATGGAAATGGGAGATATTCCAATGACTGATGCGCTGGCCGGAATAGCTAACCTTACTCCTGCTTATGATACACAGAAAAATGTGATGTTACAATCTCTGGCATTATTAGAAAGTGCGAACACAGATTTAACAACTTTAATCACAGCAAAAGAGAATATACTTACCGGGGATATCTATTTTAATGGTGATTTGCTGAAATGGCAAAAACTTGTCAATACTTTTAGAATCCGCTTGTTGATTCAGCTAAGTAAAAGAGCTGATGACGATACACAGCTAAATGTAAAAAAACAATTCTCTGATATTATCAGCAATAAAACTAAATATCCTATCATGGAAAGTGCTGCTGATAACATGCAATATGTTTATATATCACCAACGAACTATTACCCACAGACTCCTGATAACTTTGGACAGAGCGGATCGAGAAAAAACACTTCTGCTACTTATATCAGTTTGTTAACAAAGTTAAAAGATCCAAGGGTATTTGTAACTGCCGAACCTTCCCGTTATCAGGTAGATTCTTTAAAACTGAGCCCTACAGATTTCGCTTCTTTTATTGGAGCTGATGCTGGGCAGGATCTTGGTATTATGTATAACAACGCGGGTTTACAGAAGTATTCATTTTTAAACAGAAAACGTTATTATTCAACGTATACTGGTGAGCCAAGTATCCAGGTTGGTTATGCTGAACTGATGTTCAATATTGCTGAGGGGATTTATCGCGGTTGGGCTGCTGGGGATGCAGAGAGTTATTATACTGCGGGTATTAAAAGTTCTATGGATTCTTATAAAATCCCTACAGGCACGGGAACATTTACTGCTTATTTCTATCGTCCGGGTTCAACGAACGTTGCTTTAGGTGCTAACTATGATACTTATACTATCAATGTAGATTGGAATACTTATTACAATCAGCTTGAAGTAAAGTATAATACAGCAACTGCCCTTAAACAGATTGTACAGCAAAAGTACCTGGCTTTATTCCGTCATTCGGGACTGGAGTCTTATTTTACTTATCGCCGTACAGGTATCCCTACTTTCACCACTGGTCCGGGTACTGGAAATGGTGGCCGTATTGCAAGCCGCTTTCAGTATCACGAGTATGAACGTACTGCAAATGCCGCAAATTATCAAATTGCGATACAGAGTCAGTATGGTGGAAATGATGATATCAATGGTATCATGTATATTTTGAAATAG